In Brettanomyces bruxellensis chromosome 8, complete sequence, a genomic segment contains:
- the RPP0 gene encoding ribosomal protein P0 (A0) (L10E) (BUSCO:EOG09264G1I) — MGATKEKKAEYFLRLKQYVQDFKSVFVVGIDNVSSQQMHEVRKALRGEAVVVMGKNTMIRRALRNFVNEFPDYEKLMPYIRGNVGFIFTNGDLKHIKEVVLANQVAAPARPGAIAPCDVYVPAGNTGMEPGKTSFFQALGVPTKIARGTIEITSDVKILDKDQKVGPSEAQLLNMLKISPFTFAMSVIEVYDDGDIFPSSLLDITDDELVADFTEAVSNITKISLASGYPTVSAVSTHIINAYQDIVNLSLGSDYTFEGTEELKDRLEHPEKYAAAAPAPSEEKKEDEEEEKKDEDEEEEEDSDEDMGMGLFD; from the coding sequence ATGGGAGCTactaaagaaaagaaagcagaatATTTCTTGCGTTTGAAACAATACGTTCAGGACTTCAAGTCTGTGTTCGTTGTCGGTATCGACAATGTTTCTTCGCAACAGATGCATGAGGTCAGAAAGGCCTTGAGAGGTGAGGCTGTTGTTGTTATGGGTAAAAACACCATGATCAGAAGAGCCTTGAGAAACTTTGTTAACGAGTTCCCAGACTACGAGAAGTTGATGCCTTACATCAGAGGTAACGTTGGATTTATCTTCACCAACGGTGATTTGAAGCACATCAAGGAGGTTGTTTTGGCCAACCAGGTTGCTGCTCCAGCTAGACCAGGTGCCATTGCTCCATGTGATGTTTACGTTCCTGCTGGTAACACCGGTATGGAACCAGGTAagacttctttcttccagGCTTTGGGTGTTCCAACTAAGATTGCTCGTGGTACTATTGAGATTACCTCCGATGTTAAGATTTTGGACAAGGATCAAAAGGTCGGACCTTCTGAGGCTCAGTTGTTGAACATGTTGAAGATCTCTCCATTCACCTTCGCCATGTCCGTTATTGAGGTTTACGACGATGGTGACATTTTCCCATCATCTCTTTTGGATATTACCGATGATGAGTTGGTTGCTGACTTTACTGAGGCTGTCAGCAACATCACCAAGATTTCCTTGGCTTCTGGTTACCCAACAGTTTCTGCTGTCTCTACCCACATCATCAACGCTTACCAGGACATCGTCAACTTGTCTCTTGGAAGCGACTACACCTTTGAGGGTACTGAGGAGCTTAAGGACAGACTTGAGCATCCAGAGAAGtatgctgctgctgctccGGCTCCTTctgaagagaagaaggaagacgaggaggaagaaaagaaggatgaagacgaagaggaggaagaggattCCGATGAGGATATGGGTATGGGCTTGTTCGATTAA